From Brassica oleracea var. oleracea cultivar TO1000 chromosome C3, BOL, whole genome shotgun sequence, a single genomic window includes:
- the LOC106330105 gene encoding uncharacterized protein LOC106330105, whose amino-acid sequence MELELPKRLYAEGSEPRVKKINNSCRMELIRDLKKAMCAEYDDVKRDHVFTHIMAIAENDLKFSGKLVDSFICRQLITSKLHEKWFVFARTPLRFSLQEYHAVTGLKITRETNSDVVKWKNDGGFWSNLLHTGGKITLQSIRKVHLQEVHTWTRLDRMRLIYLCVIVGVVMGRDEKVSIPHMYIKLVMDFDKVRKFHWGLHSYDFLLSSIEKAMKKLGKKESYIFEGFSYALHIWIMEAIPDFGETLGRRVSDSFKG is encoded by the exons ATGGAGCTGGAGCTACCTAAACGATTATATGCAGAGGGTTCAGAACCTCGGGTTAAGAAGATCAACAACAGTTGCCGCATGGAACTTATCAGAGATCTGAAGAAAGCTATGTGTGCAGAGTACGATGATGTGAAGAGAGATCATGTTTTCACACATATCATGGCTATTGCCGAAAATGATCTCAAGTTCTCTGGGAAACTAGTGGATAGCTTCATATGTAGACAGCTGATTACCTCAAAGCTGCATGAGAAGTGGTTTGTTTTTGCGAGGACGCCTCTCCGGTTTTCGCTTCAGGAGTACCATGCTGTGACAGGCCTCAAGATTACACGGGAAACTAACAGTGACGTAGTGAAATGGAAAAACGACGGGGGTTTTTGGAGTAACCTACTGCACACAGGTGGTAAGATCACCTTGCAGTCGATCAGAAAGGTTCATCTACAAGAAGTTCACACTTGGACGCGGCTTGATAGGATGAGGTTGATCTACTTGTGTGTAATAGTGGGTGTGGTGATGGGGAGAGATGAGAAGGTGTCCATCCCTCATATGTACATCAAGTTGGTGATGGATTTTGACAAGGTTCGGAAGTTCCATTGGGGTCTTCACTCGTATGATTTCCTGTTGAGTTCGATTGAGAAGGCAATGAAGAAGTTGGGTAAGAAGGAGAGCTACATTTTCGAGGGTTTCTCCTATGCTCTCCACATTTGGATTATGGAGGCAATTCCTGATTTTGGAGAAACATTAGGTAGAAGAGTCTCAGACAGCTTCAAAG GATAA